The Peribacillus simplex genome contains a region encoding:
- a CDS encoding DUF1540 domain-containing protein — protein MAKDVLCEVNNCKYWDSGNKCSADAIYVVSHKGNQASNSKETDCKTFDPEI, from the coding sequence ATGGCAAAAGATGTTCTGTGTGAAGTGAATAATTGTAAATATTGGGATTCTGGAAACAAATGCAGTGCTGATGCTATTTATGTTGTAAGTCATAAAGGGAATCAAGCATCAAATAGCAAAGAAACGGATTGCAAAACATTTGATCCAGAAATTTAA